The Panicum virgatum strain AP13 chromosome 6K, P.virgatum_v5, whole genome shotgun sequence nucleotide sequence CACACCAATATACCGGCCAATGTAACCAAAGTTTACATATAAGCATCCCTCCATGTGAACTGTAAACATAGGTAAAACAAGAGAACAAATGGTAAGCATTTAGTGACAGATGATCTGGTTTCTCACCTAATCTCTCTTCGACAAGGATGTTTACTATATACAAAAAAATGTGCTATGTAATAGAGAAAATTTCTTGAAAGGCCCTAGACAAAATAGCTGTTCCTTCTATGGCCCTGAAAAAATAGAAGTTCCTTATATGACCCCATTCCATTTTCTATACCTTGTATGACCCTACCGTTAATTCCGTTAATTCTGTTAGCAACTTCCGTTAGCACTAGACGTCCACCATTGCTCACGGTGTGGCTCCTAGCTCATCCCGGAGCTCGGGCAGAAGGCGACCTGGTAGTTCACGCCGTCGTTGCAGGTGAAGGTGCTGCTCCCGTCGTAGGCGTAGCTGTAGGCCTGTGGGCACTGCGCCTTGAACAGCCCCCAGTACCCGCTCGGCCTGCATGTTGCCGACGACGCGAACCGCCTGCGGCAGCAGTACTCATCCGTGCCGAACTCCAGGCACGCGCTCTTGCAACCCACCACCGCGCCGCTGCCATTCCACGCCGCCATCTCGCTCGAGCACACCCGGTTGATGTCCGCTGGGCACGACGTCCGCTGGACcgcacgccgtcgccggccgcggGCTCGATGTCCACGGGCAGGTTGAAGCCATCAATGTTGCGCGCACGTCGTAGAAGTCGTTGGCGCCACCGCCGAGTGTGAACTTGGCCAGCATCCATGGCGACTTTCCCAGACGACGTGCTTGCTGCCGTACTGGGCCTGCTCCCGGCGCGCAGCCTCGTGGTGTCGCACTGCGTCCGCCAAGCATGGCGCGGCCATGTCGACGAGCGATAGCTGCTCCTCCCGCACCTCCTGCCGCACGCGGTGCACGCCACCTTCATCAACTACGTCGACCACAGCCGGCCGCACTTCTTCGCCAGCCCGACGCCGGCAGGCCGCCGGATTGACGGGAAGCGAGTTGAGCGAGAAGAAGAGCTGCGGTTGGGAGAGGGAGCGCACGTGATGCGGTGACCTCGGCGCGCGGATCTGGGCGCCGTAGGGCGACGGGAGGCACGCTGCCTGCGAGCTCCTGGAAGGCCCAACTTGGGGAGCAGGGACCTGGAaggcgcgggcggagcgaggGTGAGAGGCGGCGGTacccggcggctgcggcggaggcTAGGTCGAGCGGGTCCGGGGAGCGCTCACGGCACCGGCGGCTGTGGTTTGGTGACCGGCTGCGGCGAGAGGTGGTGGCGCGTGGCGGGGGTCGGCGGCGCCTGGGTCGTCCATGGGGGGCCGCGAGCTCCTGGAAGGCCCAACCCGGAGAGAGCAGTAGCGGCCGGTGCGGCGACCGGCGCAGTCGGCAGGGGCCGCGGGATGGCAGAGGGCGTGCACGTTGAAGCTGACcggagggtttttttttttgaactctgCTGACCGGAGGAGTTGGTGGGTGATACGGGGATGAATCCTGTGAGGCAGAGCAGAGCCAGCGCGGAAGGTACGGAGCAACGGTGGATGTCTGGTGATAACGGAAGTTGCTGACGGTATTAATGGTAGGGTCATACAAGGTATAGAAAATAGAATGGAGGTCTTATTTGGAACTTTTATTTTTTCAGGGACATAGAAGGAAGTTATTTTGTTAGGGCCTTCCAAAGAATTTTCTCTATGTAATAAGAGATGCTTGTTAAGGTTTCACTACCTACATCGCGTTATTGAATCCTCCAAGTGAAATTGTTAACACTCCAAAATAGGACGGTAATACCATGTTGGAGAAATAAGTAAAAGTAGTTGCTTACCACTCTGGGGAGGCGAAAGGAGCAGCAGATCTTGGGCAGACAGATCTGGGAACGAATCAAGCCAGGGCCAGCGCATAAGAGATGTGACAGAACCAGTATATTTTGTAAAACTAATTACTTACCACGCGGAGGACGCAGATACCAAGGTTTCCGTTGGCCAGCCGACGGATCTGGAATGTAAGCAGGGCGACCCATGAGATGTGACACAGGAACCCAAAATATTGGTTTACTACATTTTAACAACTACTCCATCCATCTCAAATTGTAGAacgttttgatttttctaggtTCATAGATATTACTATACATTTATGAGCTCTTTTACAATAATTTTAAAGTACCAAAGGATATTTTCAAGTACTTTTATCTTAAATTTGATTCTAGCCGCTAATCTAtggaaagtatttataaaaaaattaaattaaaagtATTCGGTCCCATTTTTTGATATTTGGTCCCACATTTTGGAAGTATCATGTACTTTGTCCTAGGTACCTCTGGTTACTTTCTACATTCACAACTGTAGGATTTTATCAGATAGACGGTTcctattttttcaatcattgtaaaatttctctacATTTAAATATAGAAAACTTTACAAGAAAATACGTCAAAGTATCAAGACTAAAGTAACTAGTAATACAAAAATATGGGATCAAGTACCAAAATAGTGGGATCAatgctaatttaatttaatttttataaatatcttCCATAAATCAATGACCAAAAAAATTAAGGCAAAAATACATGAAAGTACCCACGAAGAGCTCTTAAATATAtgttatgtctagatacatactTCGTCCCACAAAGACTGCAATTCTAGTTTTTTAGATAGATTAGTGATAGCATGAAAAGAATCATATGCCCTCAATTATTGCAGTTAGTTTTGGCATGCAAATCAAATCTGACTACTTAATTAGACAGGTAGTTGGATCCAATATCTAGAATTGCACTCTTTGTGAGATCTTTTTTCCAAATAATAGAAAACATGCTATAGGTCCACATCAAAAGTACCAGCAGGAAGATGATCTGGTACTAATTCTATCATTGGTTCCAGGTCATtttcataccggtacttttgaaGTGGATGGAAAGGTCTAGGGGCCTTTAGTACCGGGTAATAACATCACCTGGTATACTAAAAGGTTAGACATTGGTACCGGGTAGGGCTACCCTGGTACTTAAGGTTTCACCCACAATAGTATCCGGTGGTAACATCACTTGTTAACAATGTCTAGCCTTTGCTACCGAGTGCACGTGGTAACTAAAGGGGCATCCATATGTTACTTCAAAAGAGATCTCTCTTCCTATCATAAGTGTTGTATAGTTGAGATGGTAAGGAAGATACACGTGAGGCAAAGAGGTTTGAGTTTGTATCCCGGCCGTAACACATGCACGGCACTGaagagagccttaggtaccgattATTTTATCCAGTGATGAAGACCGAGACTTTTAGTCTCGATTTTGTAGTACCGGTTCAATAATCAGTACCTAAAGCTCTTACCAACTTGTCTGATGGGCATTTTTCTAGTAGCGTGCAAACACAGGATTGCACATTTTATATGGGACGGAGGGAAAAGTAAAAGctatgaatctaaaaaagtTTAAAAAGCTAAAAggatctataatttgaaacggagtaTATCACACGAGTGAAGCATTGAGTAATAAGGGCTGCATACAATAATTCGTGGTATAGCATAAATGCCCAAAAGCCTTCTCTGCAAGTTCTGACAAATAGGTGTTCCGCATAAGCGAAGTGGTAAACACTGAttcaagaagaaaaaatattgaaGTTTGGAGTGAAAAATGAATTTACTTACTTATCGATGCCCTTGCCAGCCATTTCCTGATTGGAGTCACTGCACCTATACCGGTGAAACCAAACTTTACATATAAACATTCCTCCATGTGAACGGTAAACATTGGTacaataatgcaactaaataaCAACAGATAGGACTGCAATGAGACATGAACTCCGGTTTTGGTCTCACATGGATGATGGATCTCTCTTGCACATGGATTGTTACTAGTACAACAAAAACATGTTAAGATACAGTCCTCGCATTGTTAAGAAATTCTCCAAGTGAGATGTTAACGTTGCTAAAGAGGGATGTATAGTATCTTGCTGAAGAATTCAGTAAAAGGCTCGGAGTTGCTTACCATccctcggcgtcggcggcaaCCAGCAGCCGGACCCAGACGTCATCCCGCTAGTTGCAGGTGCCACGTTGCTTGAAAATTAAACTATACATCATTAGGTAACTAGATGATTTCATTCCAAACATAAGAACTATCAATTACAATGCTATAGATCTCGCTGAGAGTGTATCAGACCTATCACCATTAGCTGGAAGATTGCAAGGGTCCGCCACAGGCATCTCAATCATCTCTCCTGCAGCCTGAAATACCAAAAAAATTGACGgtatttccaaggctcccaagCCCCAGCACTTTGAATTAAAACCAGTACGTATCTGTAACTAATGTTTAAAATTTTTAGGAGTTCATCAAACCGACGTTTAGATTTGATGTAAATAAAGTAGAAAAATAGGTAGTTCCGCTGCCACATCATGATTGCCGCCGACGTTTCAGTTTTTTCGTTTATCTACATCTCCTCTGCCTATCTCCTCTGCCTCTGTCAAACCAACTACTTGATTTACACCAAATCTTTCGTTTCAGCAGCCACATCATGATTGTTGACAAGAATCTTTCGTGTAAAAAATAGGTAGCTCCAACGTGCATCACTACGATTAGCTGGACCTTTCAAATGCAGGtaagcagcagccagcagcggtACCTGTGCTACCGGAGCAGCATCTCCAGTCCAAATGCTTGTCAAAATAATGGTGGTCTGGATGTTGGTGGCGAAGACGACGAGCATCACTTTCTGCGAGATATCATCCTGCACCCGGCGCAGGCGCCTGGCCTGCTTCCTTGCCGTGCAGTAGAGGCACACCGTGGTGCTCTCTTGGCAGGCTGCGACGAGGGCGTGAGCTCGCCGGAGGCTGTCCTCCAGGTCCTCCAGCGCGTCGCACATCGCCGGGTCGGCCGTCATCCCCGTCTCCGGCAGCCGCGCCAGGAGGGAGCTCACCCTGACCGCGCGCGTCCTGATCTGCTGGCACTCCTCCTTGTTCTGGCGAACCGTGTCGACGGCCTCCTTGATCCTGAGCGCGAGCTTGACGATCTTCTTCAAGCTGCCGAGTGGATCAGCCATCCCTCCTGCCGTAAAAAAATGATAAATCTGCAGTATCAACGAATTAGTACTGACACTGAAAATCAAGAGAAACCTTTCTCATCCTATTGTCATAATTTTGACAAAGTATGCTTAAACAAGAAAGCAGGGCACAGACCATATAATTGGTTCCTCTTTTCCTCCATTGCTGTCGGCTCTTCTTGCTGGCCCGCACAAAGCGCGTTTGACCGACTCGACGCGGAAGTGAAATGACACAGCACTGGCTCTGCGAGCTCGATTTTTGACTAAATCGCCGAGTAAAGTGAAGTAGAAGGAAAGGGACAAAATGGATGACTTGTTGACTGCAGAGCAGCAGAGAGTTGACCTAGAAGTCCTCCAAGCGCGTTAAGCGCTAACAGTTGATCTAGAAATCCATGATGACGGAGCTCGTTAAGCCCTTACAACAGTTTGCCTTTGGGCAAAGTAAAATTTTGCCCTTAACGGGATGCATGTGCTCTTGTGAATGTTACCATTGTATCTGTATTTAATTTCGTGCACCGCCGGGACAAATGAACATTTTTAGAAAATGGATAATTCTCCGGCCTCTAATACGATCACATACAACCAAGTtcttacaaaaaaaattaactgAAAGGCTAATaataaaaaagggaaaaagtacACAAACAACAAGAGAAAAATCAAAAGTGGAGTCAATTATTGCTTCTGCATCTATCTTTGCAAAATCAATTTGAATTGTCATGCTCTCGGTTATGAACTAGCTCAATTTCCTAACCCACTACTTTACATTTCTGCATTTCATTCTTGCAACTTGTGTACCTTTACCTTCTTTAGAGTAGTTTCAAGCTTGGATTGGCAATTGGTTGCAACACTCTTCTGTAGTGGGATGGAACACTAGATGAaccctagttgcacatctagatagtttgatttagtttatattttgtacaaattaatTGAAGCCATAGGTTCAGATTTTAAGTTTGCCTaataattcacccctccccggCCTCTTAGGGTAAAAGCATAATTCCTTTCAATTGAAAGAAGATGAAGCCAAGTTGCATAACAGAGTTCAATAAAGATAGCCCTCACCCAAACAAACATATGGATCATCTAACTTGGAGTCCGAAAAAAGAGATACAACGGACGAAAGATACCAATAGCTGAAATTTCCTGAAATAGGTGGAAATCTCGCTTCGTTGCATTTTTCGAACCCTAGCTTCTTCTCTCATCTTGATAGCATTGCTGGACGCCTTAGCTGGTCTGCTAAGTCTTGAGCAAACCGCTAGTGCCCACGGCCCGATGGGATTTCAATCCCTGATTGTGATCTCTAAATTGTGATTGCACATGAGGTGCTCAAGCAAGTAGGGATGACAATTTTACTCGTGGGTGCGGGTACGCGGGTACCCGACCCAATGGTTGAGGGCATGGGTATAAAATTTTACCCGCGTGTGTGGGTACACGTATGGAATGTGAAAGTGACATTAATATTTTGCTTATAGTTTGCAGTGAAGTGTATGCATCATTGTTGTATTTTGTAGATAAAGTACTTAGCTAGAATTGAATGTATTTACTTTCATACAACATAAAAAAGATGCTTAAGATAAGAAAAAAATGTGCAGGATCaaacatttagtactctatttTACTAATGCTTTGTATTCACTGGTATGGGCaataaattcaaaatatgcTAGTTTATGTGACCAAGCGACATATTATGTATACTATCATTAATGGATCCGATGGGTACCCAAAGCCCGACCCGTACCTGATGGGTACGGGTATAAAATTCTACCCGCTAGACTTCGCGGGTACGGGTATGCCTTCGAGTTTCAGGTATTGTCGTGGGTGGGTATTTGCTCTACCCCACACCATACCCGACTCATTGTCATCCCTACAAGCAGGTGGGGCGCCGTGAATTTGCATCAATGTTATCTTGATTATTAGGTTCATTACAATGTTGTTTGGTTCGTCACTATGTAACGCAATCTAATTGCAGCGGTAACCGATTGCATTagattttgtttctttttcttttgggtGCTCCTTAATCCGTTACCAGGTATATCGACATGGGCTAGTTGAAAATTGTTACCCTTACGAGCCGAGtggagcatctccaacagttcccaatatcttttttttcatctttgtttttttggaaaaaCGGTAAAAAAATACTATCCAATAGTTCCTTATCTTCTAATAATTGATAAATTAATCTTTTTGTGTGTGTAAAATACGCACCCTTCGCGGCTCCCTGAATCTCCTTTTCAGTGAACGGAGCCGTGAGAAACTTGTTTTTAGGAACCTGTTATTACTCCCCCTCCACCCCATTCGCCCTCTTAGGCGGCGGATGAACTCCACGCCATGGTCGAGGAACGCCTATCTGACTAGCTACCCACATTCCATTATTAGCCTCCACAACATAACCACCCATCTGCATTGAGCCTGTTGCATCCAAACCACGCTCATCCTCACTGTTATCTGCTTCACCCTCATCCAGCGAGGATGAAAGTGCACCATTAAGCAGTGTTACCAATAGATGTTCTCCAAAGGCAGTCCATAAACATCGTGCCAAAGTTTAGTGAATTCAAGAATTGACTGATCCGAGACATCgccgcccaccaccaccactaccaccgcCGGGCCGGCCTCCcgcctgtcagacccggggcagcgggactgctcacagtcGCAGAATATCCTAGAGTAGGGAATAGCATATGGATACTCTCTACCTCTACTGTAACTACTCGTGCAGCAGAAGAACTAGCtagagtacaaggaaactatccgacctactcggagtaggactctgaacgtactcggctaggactttccatgaaACTCTATCCCccaggatatataagggcggacagggaccccttcaagacatcgaacaacacctaagggaatacaaaccactaCATAGAACGTAGGGTACTATGCTCCGGcggtccgaacctgtctaaatccttgtgttccttgtaccatcacgttctgatctcggcgagtccctacttacaaccactctcctcgggatacccctcggagaacccgacaaTAAAACACCGACACCACCGCTGGCCCTTCTTGTACGGGCAGCCACAATGTGCACAAAAAGTAAGCCTTAAGCCATAAATGCAGCCTTAGTGCTAGCTACAAGCATTGTGTGATCACACCATGAGAAAAAGAATCTTGAAGTACACTTTAAGCTTACTATGTGTGGCAACAAGGAATAAAGAATGATTTTTTGTTTCTTCCCACCTCCCTCTTTCTCCATCAGATGTACAAAGATTGGGATCACGAAGCTTATTTCCATATACATTGTGGCGGTGGAAACAACTACTGCTCATACATCTCTGGCCTACCTCTATGGTCATATTCACCACAAACATTGCCCTTGCCCTAAGGCCGGTGGTGAACACCGCCCCCTCGGCAACCCCGAAACTCTAACCCTAACCTCGCCGGAATCTCACTGGAGTTGGAGAAGAAAAGGAgactttggaagaaaaaaatgaagtgAGGAGATGCTTCAAATTACTCAGGTGGGCGATAGCTTTCCCCTCTAATATCAGTGTAACCACTTTGCTTTAAGCCTGCCTGGTAAACATTTCAAAAGAAGTTGTGTAGTCGAACTGCCCGAACAACGAAAGAATAGAAAAACTTTGTTAGATGTTCTTACATGCGTACATACACATGCACTAAAAAAAACAATAACCCAAAACTGTGTGTGCTCCATCGCACATGTCCGTCTTAACAAATGACTCCGTACTCTACTCGAACAGAGAATCTGGCTCGCCGGCTACCTCGCCCCAGTTGGCGAACGGAGCGCGTGGGTGTGGCTGAGGATGGAGTTGATGCGCTGCAGCCTGAGGTCCTCCCGGAACTGCCGGATGAACAGCTCCGCGCGCGCGTTCAGCTCGGCCTTCCCACCCGGCGCCTCCTCCGCTTTCGTGCGCCGCCGGCTGATCCCCTCCGCCGCCTTCTTCGCTGGCTTCTtcgtccgcgccgccggcgtcgcggtggcAGCCGCGGTGGGTGGatacgctggcggcggcggcggcgacgctagCTCCTGCGCGCGGAGCCGCTGGGACAGCGCGAGCGCGTACGCCTCGTCCAAGCTGATGGACTCATCCTGCTTCTCCTCTGCCTCTACCTCTTTCTTCGCTTCGTGTTCACCTTGCTCCTCCTCTGCCTTGTCCTCCTGGTTCTCCGgtgccggcgcgggcgccgcgtGGTCCTCCTCcgctggcgccggcgcggcaGGCGCGATCGGCGCCGTCCCGGCGGCCGGTGCGGCCACCGCCTGTTCTGGAAGCtcctgcgccgcggcggcctcctctgCTCCTCGCGAGCAGCAGTAGTAGCAGTGCGAGTCCGAGGCGGCAGCGCTAGCGTCGCCTTCATCGACCGGCggccccgcggcgccgccggccgcggggtgTGCGGCAAAGATGTAGAAGGACCTCAACCTGTCCAGGACGAGGGACGAGCCGCTGCGGCCGAGCCtgggccgccccgccgccgccgcctccgtcccgccgccgccccgcgcgccgcagGACATgaccgcgacggcggcgacgacggcgttgAAGAAGACGAACCACGCCGCGGCGGGGCTGAGCCACGGCGCCAGCGGCCACCAACATAgcgctaccgccgccgccatctaccCGATGGAGCAACCGTGACCACCACCTCCCCACTGCCGCCTCTGCCGATCGATCGGCAACGAGCTAGCTGCCTGTGTGCGGCTGCTGTTGCGGGCAGCGCTGATGCCCCCTGCTGCGAGATGGATCGACGGAGCTGCTGGTCGGGACACATGTGCGTATGTATATATAGCGTGCCGGTGCCGCGCGGTGACAGCTCGCCGCGGGTGTCACTGTTAGAGCGCGGGGAGCAGAGACTAGTGTGGGAACGCCCTGGACAGGTAGGCCGCGTGGGTCCGCCGCGGTGGCTGCTGTCTCCTGTCTGTGGCAGAACCAGGCTCCAAAGGGCGGCGACGCGGGGAGGGAGGGCTGGCGTCGCTGTCCCAGTGGGTGGCCGCGTGATCTTTTCGCATGTGTGGACGCTGCAACTGGCCACTCGACGGCCAGGGCGACCAGCGAGAAGATTCGTTTTAGCAGCGCCTCTGCTTTTGCTTTGGGTTCAGATTCAACTACgcgtctgttttttttttgtttctttctttcttgcaGTGGCATTGCTCCCGCTCGGTTACCAGGAGAGGCAACAAACCTACCTGCCTGCGCACACCTGGTCAGCAAAACAGCCACCCGTCTTCCTTTTCTAGGAAAGGAACGGACATTGTCGGTGCCCCTCTTGCGTTGTTTATTTACTGCCCCTGTTAGGTTAGGCGCCCTAATCACAGATGTTACCACCCAATATAGTTTAACCATTCTATGTCCCAGAGCCATGTGGGAGTGGTGCTCAATGCAAGTTCTACACAGATGCTAGCTGCCAGCTGGCGTGCAAGTAGAGATAGCAACGGGTCCACCCATACCCGTAGTGGCTGGGATTAAATTTTACGTATAGAGTTACCCATACCCGCATACGTGTAGAAAAATGTTTCCATACACGTCAGGTAACCCACATCCGAAATTATGCCCAAAAATTACAAATAAATATCAAACATTCACATACAAAATAAATCATTCCAAGCCTCAATTTTTTTTGGTcaaacatagcctttttttccccaagcaagttggggtaggctcaTTCCAAGCTTCAATGCAACAAACTAATATAAATACGGTAGATAGCTCATTGGCTCATTCCAGCAAGCTAATACAAATTGGATTTGTGCCAAATGGACTAAAATGAGTTAAGCACTTAGGCtgacttgttttttttctctgtGCGTGTTTTTTACCCGCAGGTAGGCGGGTATGGGTAGTATACAACCACACTCGTACCCGCCATACCTGATGGGTACATAATTTTGCCCAATAATGTATTCACGGGTAGAAAACTAATTCTATACCCGTCTTCTTATCAGGTAAAACTCGTCGGGTACTAAGCTTCGAGTACCCATTGCCATAGACGTGCAAGGCTTCTCCAAGCCTCAGCACTGCAGAGAGGAGAGTAACAAGACCCAAATTGAGCCTCGTTTGGCGCACTATGATTTTGGCCCAGATTCCAGAATCTTTGAGGACCTTCAAATGGGCCGATTCAGCAGCAGATTCTGGAATGCTGATTCCAGGATTATGAAAATCCTAGAATCCATGGGCCGCTTGATTCCACCTGATTAGCACCTGCTGACCGGAATTCTATATATCTTTCGaaagatttttttcttctccatcTTTCAGTGTTTGAGATTCATGCAAACCATCTCGTCCGTTGGATCTCCTCAACTCtaaccttcttcctcctcttgccTCTTTCCTCACCATGTGCCGCGCCCCGCCCCCTGAGTCCGTGCTCTGCCCGTCGCCCTGCCCGCCGTGCCCGCACATCCGCTGCCGCCCGCCTACTCGCCGCGCACGTCGCCGCCGGAGAAGAAACACCCAGCTTGCCGAAGAAGAAACACTGTTCGACATTTTTATTTTATACTTTCAACATTTTATGTTTTCAATTTTAACATTTTGTCTTTACAGTTTTAACATTTTAGAAGCCAAATGTTGAACATATTTAACCAAATATTAAGTTAATTCTATCAAAATGTTAACATATTTGCAGCAGATAATTGAGCCAAAATGAGCTTTAAAGATGGAGGGCTTatcaatcttttaaatctacttttattttcttttattctttATTTTTCCTCTTATTTACTTCTTTAGGTTTTGTTACATTCTACAAATAGATGTTTTTATCTATTTTACAATTTATATTATTTATCTTTGTTTATTACAATAGTGTATCCAAATTCATAATCTATTGTTTAGATATATATCGCCCGCACTACAAAACTCATTTCCATCATCTGAAGAGGCATTAGCAGGCCGGCGAGGGAATTACTAGACCCAATAATATCTGGCATGAGCTAAACCTGTCTAGGCAATATAATTTTTTGACGTGAGCTGCTGCGACATTAACGTACACACAAGTAGCAGAACGGCCGGCTTGGtgcatgagtttttttttttgcgctcCATTGCATCTATTTTTTCCCTTTACTCTCTCTATAATCATTGtggttattttttctttttctatttcgtTCCTTATTTCCTGATTTACATCTAATAATACTTAAAGTTTTTTCAAGTCATGTATTTAATTGATCTCTGTTTAATAATTTGTAGTATTTGTTGATATCTTATTCTTTCTTTTAATTCAATATTAACAAAAATATAATCTAGTATATTATCTTGAAGTAAAATCATTTGTTAAAACATTGACTTGTTTGTTTGCTTTTGTAGACTAATTTGTTCGGTGATTTTGACTCATTTGTTCACAATATTTATAGATCAAATGTTCGCGGTGTTAAATGTTTTGTTCGTTGTATATTAATATTTGCttaatatatttaattttttagttGCAAAAATAATTACTTGTTCATGttgttaaattttttatttaaaatatagACAAGTGTTGTCTTATTTTGAATCTCTTGTGATAAGAAGATAATGATGCAATCcaaatttaatttaaaatttttgtttaatagttatagtttttttttaatttttgatTTGTATGCACGTGGATGATGTCGTGGTTATTGTCTTCGCTTGCATGCATGGAtctcttttctcttttgttAGCATTCTTATATTTTTTGTTGGCAGTATACACATGCGTGCTACATTGGTGGGTTGATGACTCATTTAATCCACTAATGGTGTATTTAATGCATGTCTTGAGGTGATGGTTGGCGCTATATCACCGCAAGCGATGCCCTTGGCGGTCGCTGTATCCAGGACTCGCGCGACGGGATATAAAAAATGCTGTGGCCGCGACATGCTGGGGTATATATGTGGAGTTGTGGACCCGGTACACATCACCACAGATATTCTTGGTTCACACTTGCAGGATCCAGGGCCATATCTAGGCCCGTGCgggccgtgcgaccgcacagggccccaAAATATAACGAGTATACTAGGTATAATTATATAGTAGATTTTGTTTTAGTTATATTTTGATCTAATACGAAGCAAACTGTA carries:
- the LOC120712273 gene encoding skin secretory protein xP2-like, coding for MAAAVALCWWPLAPWLSPAAAWFVFFNAVVAAVAVMSCGARGGGGTEAAAAGRPRLGRSGSSLVLDRLRSFYIFAAHPAAGGAAGPPVDEGDASAAASDSHCYYCCSRGAEEAAAAQELPEQAVAAPAAGTAPIAPAAPAPAEEDHAAPAPAPENQEDKAEEEQGEHEAKKEVEAEEKQDESISLDEAYALALSQRLRAQELASPPPPPAYPPTAAATATPAARTKKPAKKAAEGISRRRTKAEEAPGGKAELNARAELFIRQFREDLRLQRINSILSHTHALRSPTGAR